The Glandiceps talaboti chromosome 1, keGlaTala1.1, whole genome shotgun sequence genome has a segment encoding these proteins:
- the LOC144438525 gene encoding armadillo repeat-containing protein 10-like isoform X1, protein MAATSRVIAACVSVVILGFAGVMYYLSRSKNHTSKKKKAFKLDGENDSTDGQPQKDSTAQSTSSGVGLKRVKSVSGFLSSEEAVMLVGMLATEDTDQLKKVLVTIANSAAFTPNQDLICDAGGLPLLLFLLESNCRDVQENAANALSNLAVNYSNQKSLQELQCGAVVVKLLDNDSNSDSLQIALLRLLTNQSVLTEWHATLVPALPRLFQYLNSNIRKDIRLQSLKVLVNFSCNPDLFMPIITSKVDKVAILDLLSSEDVDYLLRLLTFLANLVHSKKTLKISRKQFLPEDQQEVTFGSLMYGKKAQLFTDTVSDLKTYKDTDIANLATKICANLA, encoded by the exons ATGGCAGCTACCAGTAGAGTGATTGCAGCATGTGTCTCTGTTGTTATTTTGGGTTTTGCGGGTGTAATGTACTATTTATCCCGCTCGAAGAATCACACTTCCAAGAAAAAGAAAGCATTTAAACTAGATGGTGAAAATGACAGTACAG ATGGACAACCTCAGAAAGATTCCACAGCCCAATCAACCTCTTCAGGGGTTGGTCTCAAGAGAGTCAAATCGGTTTCTGGATTTTTATCCAGTGAGGAGGCTGTCATGTTGGTTGGTATGCTGGCAACAGAAGACACGGATCAGTTGAAGAAAGTCTTGGTTACAATTGCTAATAGTGCAGCATTTACACCAAACCag GATTTGATTTGTGATGCTGGTGGCTTGCCGTTACTACTATTCCTGTTAGAATCCAACTGTAGAGATGTTCAGGAAAATGCTGCCAATGCTTTGTCTAATTTAGCTGTCAATTACAGTAATCAGAAAAGTCTTCag GAGTTACAATGTGGTGCTGTAGTGGTGAAATTACTGGACAATGACAGCAATAGTGACAGTCTTCAGATAGCTTTACTGCGATTATTGACAAACCAGTCAGTATTGACGGAATGGCATGCGACCCTTGTACCAGCCCTACCCaggttatttcaatatttgaacaGTAATATTAGAAAAGACATACGTCTGCAGAGTCTCAAAGTACTGGTCAATTTCTCTTGTAATCCTGACTTGTTCATGCCAATAATCACTTCaaag GTTGACAAAGTAGCTATATTGGATTTATTGTCATCTGAGGATGTTGATTATTTGCTGAGACTTTTGACATTCCTGGCAAACTTGGTACACAgtaaaaaaacactgaaaatatcaaGGAAACAGTTCCTTCCAGAAGATCAACAAGAAGTGACGTTCGGTAGCCTTATGTATGGCAAGAAGGCACAACTCTTTACAGACACAGTTTCAGATCTGAAAAcatacaaagacacagacattGCCAATTTAGCCACAAAAATTTGTGCCAATCTTGCCTAG
- the LOC144438525 gene encoding uncharacterized protein LOC144438525 isoform X2, producing the protein MAATSRVIAACVSVVILGFAGVMYYLSRSKNHTSKKKKAFKLDGENDSTDGQPQKDSTAQSTSSGVGLKRVKSVSGFLSSEEAVMLVGMLATEDTDQLKKVLVTIANSAAFTPNQELQCGAVVVKLLDNDSNSDSLQIALLRLLTNQSVLTEWHATLVPALPRLFQYLNSNIRKDIRLQSLKVLVNFSCNPDLFMPIITSKVDKVAILDLLSSEDVDYLLRLLTFLANLVHSKKTLKISRKQFLPEDQQEVTFGSLMYGKKAQLFTDTVSDLKTYKDTDIANLATKICANLA; encoded by the exons ATGGCAGCTACCAGTAGAGTGATTGCAGCATGTGTCTCTGTTGTTATTTTGGGTTTTGCGGGTGTAATGTACTATTTATCCCGCTCGAAGAATCACACTTCCAAGAAAAAGAAAGCATTTAAACTAGATGGTGAAAATGACAGTACAG ATGGACAACCTCAGAAAGATTCCACAGCCCAATCAACCTCTTCAGGGGTTGGTCTCAAGAGAGTCAAATCGGTTTCTGGATTTTTATCCAGTGAGGAGGCTGTCATGTTGGTTGGTATGCTGGCAACAGAAGACACGGATCAGTTGAAGAAAGTCTTGGTTACAATTGCTAATAGTGCAGCATTTACACCAAACCag GAGTTACAATGTGGTGCTGTAGTGGTGAAATTACTGGACAATGACAGCAATAGTGACAGTCTTCAGATAGCTTTACTGCGATTATTGACAAACCAGTCAGTATTGACGGAATGGCATGCGACCCTTGTACCAGCCCTACCCaggttatttcaatatttgaacaGTAATATTAGAAAAGACATACGTCTGCAGAGTCTCAAAGTACTGGTCAATTTCTCTTGTAATCCTGACTTGTTCATGCCAATAATCACTTCaaag GTTGACAAAGTAGCTATATTGGATTTATTGTCATCTGAGGATGTTGATTATTTGCTGAGACTTTTGACATTCCTGGCAAACTTGGTACACAgtaaaaaaacactgaaaatatcaaGGAAACAGTTCCTTCCAGAAGATCAACAAGAAGTGACGTTCGGTAGCCTTATGTATGGCAAGAAGGCACAACTCTTTACAGACACAGTTTCAGATCTGAAAAcatacaaagacacagacattGCCAATTTAGCCACAAAAATTTGTGCCAATCTTGCCTAG
- the LOC144433104 gene encoding rabenosyn-5-like, whose translation MKDLTSVYQLQSHFDDAHSDEFGNKDVVQQLKGLFGKAKKKILQKIEGTETETHSQGHGGISPEDEMTGQFANLSTVDAGGFDITQWEPQEMGTIRSYTDAFRGVRDTRIDWFVVETNKLLIRLEKLLGFESQGMDSSKRKAFEKSIVPWAPDDDVKFCPTCGDKFSLAKRKHHCRLCGTIMCNRCSEFLPVSVARTLTKSNHQSSPEKPQTHRRQASGGSVDDEPEFRICQECEKILIRKAAAIKEKTTKPLLVQLYEKLRMSITDVENVVPTFTEMALSLNAGETSYNLDRASIMRMKLLKMYELIDSLSKTILSLGVSGETQPNQTTLKLQRMVRQSSVAYLQDTMLTLPSLPSPEQFEKVKAQREAAIARKLEEQRQAAVEEQRREQERKEQERRRQERFRPQFSGTPVHFRGREEDIPRERTVTRESVGAEGWGPTQVPAGTAAASNDPMLQQMDIIRGYIQQAREAQKHDEVQMLESNLRELQSEYWRQQQSQMQNEIDRM comes from the exons ATGAAAGATCTAACATCAGTTTATCAGCTGCAATCTCACTTTGACGATGCTCATAGCGATGAGTTTGGAAATAAAGATGTTGTACAGCAACTCAAAGGACTCTTTGGCAAGGCTAAGAAAAAGATTTTACAGAAGATAGAGGGTACAGAGACGGAGACACATAGCCAAGGTCATGGTGGGATTAGCCCAGAAGATGAAATGACCGGACAGTTTGCAAACTTGTCAACAGTAGATGCAGGTGGTTTTGATATCACGCAGTGGGAGCCACAAGAAATGG GTACTATTAGAAGTTATACCGATGCCTTTAGAGGAGTACGAGATACAAGAATTGACTGGTTTGTTGTTGAGACTAATAAACTTTTGATTCGACTGGAAAAACTCTTGGGTTTTGAAAGCCAGGGAATGGATTCTTCAAAACGAAAGG CATTTGAGAAGAGTATAGTTCCATGGGCACCAGATGATGATGTTAAATTCTGTCCAACATGTGGGGATAAATTTTCACTTGCCAAGAGAAAACACCACTGCAGATTATGTGGTACTATAATGTGCAATAGATGCTCTGAGTTTCTACCAGTGTCCGTTGCAA GAACACTAACAAAGAGTAATCACCAGTCTTCACCAGAAAAACCGCAAACTCACCGACGTCAAGCAAGTGGTGGATCGGTAGATGATGAACCGGAATTCCGTATCTGTCAAGAATGTGAGAAAATACTAATTAGGAAAGCAGCTGCTATTAAAGAGAAGACCACCAAACCACTTCTTGTACAATTATATGAG AAATTGAGAATGTCCATAACAGATGTTGAAAATGTGGTTCCTACTTTCACAGAAATGGCACTTTCATTAAA TGCTGGTGAGACAAGTTACAACCTAGACCGTGCCTCTATTATGAGAATGAAGTTACTCAAGATGTATGAACTTATAGATTCACTCAG CAAAACGATTTTGAGCCTTGGAGTATCGGGAGAAACTCAGCCAAACCAAACCACTTTGAAGCTACAACGAATGGTTCGTCAGAGTTCCGTGGCCTATTTGCAGGACACCATGTTAACTTTACCTTCATTACCATCACCTGAGCAGTTTGAGAAAGTGAAAGCACAGAGAGAAGCAGCTATTGCTAGGAAATTAGAAGAACAAAGGCAAGCTGCAGTGGAAGAACAAAGACGGGAACAAGAACGGAAAGAGCAAGAGAGACGAAGGCAAGAACGTTTCAGACCACAGTTTTCAGGAACTCCAGTGCATTTCAGGGGAAGAGAGGAAGACATTCCAAGAGAAAGAACGGTAACAAGAGAGAGTGTTGGTGCCGAGGGTTGGGGACCAACACAGGTACCAGCAGGAACTGCTGCAGCATCCAATGATCCTATGCTGCAACAAATGGACATCATTAGAGGTTACATTCAGCAAGCCAGAGAGGCACAAAAACACGATGAAGTTCAAATGTTGGAGAGTAATTTGAGAGAGCTCCAATCTGAGTATTGGAGACAACAACAAAGTCAGATGCAAAATGAGATTGACAGAATGTGA
- the LOC144441419 gene encoding small ribosomal subunit protein mS25-like produces the protein MPMKGKDPIRRTLQYLRQGRIHLRDNVQIFTINYNQKDVASKGTRDFIYWNLGQVQYKSPHVQMLTFKNLTPSPCIRAWLDSGEEVVMDVDSKNNEEILETVQKVLGKSKLTLEAEERARAKKDNPANFGDGALRKCMCEVAGQVPCPSVVELPKEMRGKYKNMAAED, from the exons ATGCCGATGAAAGGAAAAGATCCCATCAGGCGAACTTTACAGTATTTAAGACAGGGAAGAATACACCTCCGTGACAATGTCCAGATATTTACTATAAATTACAACCAAAAAGACGTTGCAAGTAAAGGAACAAG GGATTTTATCTACTGGAATCTAGGTCAAGTTCAGTATAAAAGTCCACATGTACAAATGCTTACATTTAAAAACTTAACTCCATCACCTTGTATTAGGGCATGGTTAG ATTCTGGAGAAGAAGTTGTCATGGATGTTGACAgtaaaaataatgaagaaattcTAGAAACAGTTCAGAAAGTACTAGgcaaatcaaa ACTGACTTTGGAGGCCGAGGAAAGAGCCAGAGCCAAAAAGGACAACCCAGCTAACTTTGGTGATGGTGCTCTAAGAAAATGTATGTGTGAGGTAGCAGGGCAAGTACCTTGCCCATCAGTTGTAGAGCTACCTAAAGAAATGAGAGgcaaatacaaaaatatggcAGCTGAAGATTGA